A portion of the Zootoca vivipara chromosome 6, rZooViv1.1, whole genome shotgun sequence genome contains these proteins:
- the LOC118087022 gene encoding uncharacterized protein LOC118087022 yields the protein MALLHIIVLLLVAGLCMGQDFPFRDPTLPWEERLDDLVNRLTLDEMILQMARGGAKGNNPAPPIKRLGIGPYSWNTECLRGDVEAPGWATAFPQALGLAASFSPELIYRVANATATEVRAKHNYFISVGNYDDHTGLSCFSPMLNIMRHPLWGRNQETYGEDPFLTRELGVAFVTGLQGDHPRYVKASAGCKHFSVHGGPENIPESRFSFDAKVEERDWRMTFLPQFEACVRAGTFSFMCSYNRINGIPACANKNLLTDILRGEWGFQGYVVSDEGAVELLWLGHNYTHSLLESAIVSVNAGCNLEVSYGMVNNSFTFIGQAVAKGNISLETIRASVRPLFRTRLRLGEFDPPTMNPYNALGLEDVQTEAHRQLALEAAIQSFVLLKNQRGMLPLKAPDVLRKNFAVVGPFADNPRVLFGNYAPVPEPQYIYTPRRGLATIAANVTFAAGCTFPTCSSYTPAQVKAAVEAADIVVVCLGTGIDLEAENKDRKDLALPGHQLELLQDAMAWAAGRPVILLLFNAGPLDVSWAKAQDRVGAILACFYPAQVTGLALAKVLVGAKGANPAGRLPATWPAGMHQVPPMENYTMVGRTYRYYGDEAPLYPFGYGLSFTTFQYSDLVLDSNVVSICSNLSISAVVKNVGSRDGEEVVQLYLRWGGASVPVPRWQLVGFRRVPVSVGRAVKVPFQLDFSQRAIWAGEWRLEPGTFTLFVGGQQPFQETRAPSNILQADFTVSGKACRTIQC from the exons ATGGCCTTGCTCCATATCATCGTCCTACTGCTGGTGGCTGGGCTGTGCATGGGCCAGGACTTCCCTTTCAGGGACCCCACATTGCCTTGGGAGGAGCGGCTGGACGACCTGGTTAACAGGCTGACATTGGATGAGATGATACTGCAG ATGGCAAGAGGAGGGGCAAAGGGCAATAACCCAGCGCCGCCCATTAAACGACTGGGCATTGGGCCCTACAGCTGGAATACGGAGTGCCTGCGTGGAGACGTTGAGGCCCCAGGATGGgcaactgctttcccccaggCCCTGGGCTTGGCTGCCTCCTTCAG CCCTGAGCTCATCTACCGCGTGGCCAATGCCACGGCCACTGAGGTGCGTGCCAAGCACAACTACTTCATCTCCGTTGGTAACTATGATGACCACACTGGCCTGAGCTGCTTCAGCCCCATGTTAAACATTATGAGGCACCCACTGTGGGGCAGAAACCAG GAGACTTACGGAGAGGATCCATTCCTGACCAGGGAGCTGGGTGTGGCTTTTGTGACAGGGCTGCAGGGCGACCACCCCCGCTATGTCAAGGCCAGTGCTGGCTGCAAGCACTTTTCCGTCCATGGGGGCCCCGAGAACATCCCTGAGTCCCGTTTCTCCTTTGATGCCAAG GTGGAGGAGCGTGACTGGCGCATGACCTTCCTGCCTCAGTTTGAGGCCTGCGTACGGGCTGGAACCTTCAGCTTCATGTGCAGCTATAACAG GATTAATGGAATCCCCGCCTGCGCTAACAAGAATCTGCTAACAGACATCCTGCGTGGAGAATGGGGCTTCCAGGGATATGTGGTGAGCGATGAGGGAGCTGTGGAGCTGTTATGGCTTGGTCACAACTATACCCACAGCTTGCTGGAGTCTGCCATAG TTTCTGTGAATGCTGGATGCAACCTGGAAGTTTCATACGGGATGGTGAACAATTCTTTCACGTTTATAGGCCAGGCTGTTGCCAAAGGCAACATCTCCTTGGAA ACAATCAGGGCCAGTGTCCGCCCACTTTTCCGCACCCGCTTGCGCCTGGGTGAGTTTGACCCGCCAACCATGAACCCCTACAATGCCCTGGGACTGGAGGATGTGCAGACGGAGGCCCACCGCCAGCTGGCTCTTGAAGCTGCCATTCAGTCCTTTGTCCTGCTAAAAAACCAGCGTGGGATGCTACCTCTTAAGGCCCCAGATGTGTTAAGGAAGAACTTTGCA GTGGTTGGGCCCTTTGCCGACAACCCTAGGGTTCTCTTTGGGAACTACGCTCCAGTCCCAGAGCCTCAGTACATCTATACACCCAG GAGAGGCCTGGCAACAATTGCAGCGAATGTCACCTTTGCCGCCGGATGTACCTTTCCTACGTGCAGCTCCTATACGCCAGCCCAAGTGAAGGCTGCGGTAGAAGCAGCAGACATCGTGGTTGTGTGCCTAGGTACAG GAATTGATCTGGAGGCAGAAAACAAAGACCGGAAGGACTTGGCCTTGCCTGGCCACCAGCTGGAACTCCTTCAGGATGCTATGGCCTGGG CTGCTGGACGTCCAGTGATTCTGCTGCTATTCAACGCAGGCCCACTTGACGTGAGCTGGGCCAAGGCACAGGACAGAGTGGGAGCGATCTTAGCCTGTTTCTACCCAGCTCAGGTCACCGGCCTGGCTCTTGCCAAGGTGTTGGTGGGAGCTAAAGGGGCAAATCCTGCTGGCCGACTCCCTGCTACGTGGCCTGCAGGCATGCACCAG GTTCCACCAATGGAGAATTACACGATGGTTGGACGGACGTACCGCTATTATGGGGACGAGGCTCCGCTGTACCCCTTTGGCTATGGGCTCTCGTTTACCACCTTTCAATACAGTGACCTGGTGCTAGATTCCAATGTTGTGTCCATTTGCAGTAACCTCAGCATCTCTGCAGTGGTGAAGAATGTGGGCTCCAGGGATGGTGAAGAG GTGGTGCAGCTCTACCTTCGCTGGGGAGGGGCATCTGTGCCAGTGCCACGCTGGCAGCTGGTTGGCTTCCGCCGGGTTCCAGTGTCTGTGGGACGTGCCGTGAAAGTACCCTTCCAGTTAGACTTCAGCCAGAGAGCCATCTGGGCTGGGGAGTGGCGCCTGGAGCCTGGCACTTTCACCCTTTTTGTTGGGGGGCAGCAGCCCTTCCAGGAAACCCGGGCCCCTTCTAACATCCTGCAAGCTGATTTTACAGTCTCCGGGAAGGCCTGCCGCACCATCCAATGCTAG